The genomic stretch TCTTTATTTTCTCGAGTATTTTGCTGCTGTTTGTTTTTATTTTTGGCCAACTAAAACACCTCCTAACGATTAGTGTAAACAATCCTGTTATTTTCATGCGAACTGCGTTGTCGAATTGTTGCAAATATAAAATTGTCGACTTTCTTTGTTGAATTACTTCTAGTTTTGTCAATCGTGGAGGTGTAGAGCTTAACATCACGAAACTATAACGTATAAGTCAAATGAAGATATGTTTAGCTCAATGATTGTAATGTAAGTTAAATATACTGACGAGGAGGAAGAAGATAAATGGAATTGACCAATAAAGAATTGCAGAATTCGGTGTTTGATGAATTGCTTGAGTATCTTGAATTAATAGATCAAAAGCTCGTTAATCATGTTGAAGAACACATAGGTGTATATGTTGAGCAACAACAAAGGAATATTAAAACTATATCCAATAACCTTCATAAAATAGAAAATATATATGACCATAACATCATCGACATTGCACTCTAATCCCACATAGAAGTTCAGCAAAAGATTCCCTCGCTATCCTTTCAATCAATCCATTAAATTGATATAATATTATTGGAACTTAAGTAGATTAATTGGAGAAAATAATATGGAAAATTACGAAAAATTAATAAAATTAACAAACATGTTAAAGACATTTAATAATAAATGCATAGGTATACTGGAGCAAAGAAAAGAGCTTACTCATGTTGAAGTTGATTTTTATCGTGAGGTATATCCGTTTGCTAATGAAGTTAATAAAATTCTTGATATGTGGAAAACCAATGCTTTCCAATGGATTAATGAACAAAACCCTAAGTATATTTATCCATTGCAAATTGAATCGACTATTGAAAATTTACAAACATTGTCTGTTCAAGTTTTTTATAATGAAGGTAAAGGGAAGCGTTTGTTAAACCTACATCAATCAGTTGATTATTTATTGAATGCGATGATAAGTGAACTTAAAGAAAAATAATAAATTGTATAATTTCTTTTTTCTCTATTCACAACAATATTAATTGTGTTATAGTATTAACGATAACAACATATGTTCACTACTAGGGGGGTCCAATAGCTTGGACTGAGAGAAGAACGCGTTAAAGTTCTTTGACTCTTAGAACCTGATCTGGCTCATACCAGCGTAGGGAAGTAGAATTCGACCAGCTTATTGTTACTTTAGCTATGTCATAAATTACTTTCAACAAAAGGGTTCTCAATTTTGAGAACCCTTTTTTAGTTGGTATGGGTTAGCAACTTCATAAGGTAGTTGGAATATGTACACTTTATTCAGACCGACTATCTGACAGTTGATTCATTCATATTATTGAGGAGGAATTTTCAAATGACAAAAGAAAGTATTGCACAAAATATGACATTTCCATGTAGCAAGAAGGTTTATGTACAAGGGCATCAAGCTGACGTAAAAGTTCCGATGAGAGAAATTGAGCTTCACCCTACTAGTGGCACTTTTGGCGAGGAAGAAAATGAGCCTGTGAGAGTATACGATACGAGCGGACCGTATACAGACGTTGCATATGATGTTGACATAAGAAGGGGTCTTCCAAAGCTACGAGATGACTGGATTATTAAACGAAATGATGTAGAACAGTATGAAGGCCGTGAAATAAAACCAGAGGATAATGGATATTTAGAATCAGATCCTCGTTCAAACCTTGAACAGTTTCCACATATTAATAAGCAGCCTCTACGAGCAAAAAGTGGTGGATGCGTTACACAATTGCACTATGCAAGAAAGGGTATAATAACCCCTGAAATGGAATTTATTGCTATACGTGAAAATATGAGCCCAGAGTTTGTGCGAGATGAAGTAGCTAGTGGACGTGCGATCATTCCAGCAAATATTAATCACCCAGAAAGTGAACCGATGATTATAGGGAAAAACTTCCATGTGAAAATTAATGCGAATATTGGCAATTCCGCCGTCTCGTCATCCATCGATGAGGAAGTAGAAAAAATGACATGGGCTATTCGTTGGGGTGCAGATACGATGATGGATTTGTCTACAGGGAAAAATATACATACAACGAGAGAATGGATTATTAGAAATGCACCAGTTCCAGTCGGAACAGTTCCTATTTATCAAGCGCTTGAAAAAGTAAACGGCATTGCAGAAGACTTAACGTGGGAAGTATATCGTGACACATTAATTGAGCAGGCTGAACAAGGTGTAGATTACTTTACGATTCATTCAGGGGTACTATTGAGATATATACCAATGACTGCAAAGCGTACGACAGGAATTGTTTCTAGAGGTGGTTCCATTTTAGCGCAGTGGTGCTTAGCACACCATGAAGAAAACTTTCTATATACTCATTTTGAAGATATTTGTGAAATCTTGAAAACATATGATATATCAGTTTCTTTAGGTGATGGTCTCCGTCCAGGTTCCATTGCTGATGCAAATGATGAAGCGCAGTTTGCAGAATTGGAAAC from Cytobacillus sp. IB215665 encodes the following:
- the thiC gene encoding phosphomethylpyrimidine synthase ThiC; this translates as MTKESIAQNMTFPCSKKVYVQGHQADVKVPMREIELHPTSGTFGEEENEPVRVYDTSGPYTDVAYDVDIRRGLPKLRDDWIIKRNDVEQYEGREIKPEDNGYLESDPRSNLEQFPHINKQPLRAKSGGCVTQLHYARKGIITPEMEFIAIRENMSPEFVRDEVASGRAIIPANINHPESEPMIIGKNFHVKINANIGNSAVSSSIDEEVEKMTWAIRWGADTMMDLSTGKNIHTTREWIIRNAPVPVGTVPIYQALEKVNGIAEDLTWEVYRDTLIEQAEQGVDYFTIHSGVLLRYIPMTAKRTTGIVSRGGSILAQWCLAHHEENFLYTHFEDICEILKTYDISVSLGDGLRPGSIADANDEAQFAELETLGELTKIAWKHDVQVMIEGPGHVPMHLIKENVDKQQEVCHDAPFYTLGPLTTDIAPGYDHITSAIGAAMIGWFGTAMLCYVTPKEHLGLPNKEDVREGVIAYKIAAHAADLAKGHPGAQKRDDALSKARFEFRWHDQFNLSLDPERAREYHDETLPAEGAKTAHFCSMCGPKFCSMRISQDIRDMAKDQGKNESEVIEEGMKQKAEEFTQTGSNIYG
- a CDS encoding DUF1798 family protein, with translation MENYEKLIKLTNMLKTFNNKCIGILEQRKELTHVEVDFYREVYPFANEVNKILDMWKTNAFQWINEQNPKYIYPLQIESTIENLQTLSVQVFYNEGKGKRLLNLHQSVDYLLNAMISELKEK